ACGCGAGGCCAATATGGCGGCAATGGTCAGCGATACACCCATGCGGCGCTTTGGCACGGTGGATGAGGTGGCTGCCCTGGCACTGCTGCTGGCTAGTGATGAGGCGGCCTATATCACCGGCAGCGAGTTGAACATCGATGGCGGCTTGTTGGCGGGTAGCGCGGCGAGTCCGGGGTAAGTAATCAAGCATTCACCAGCCTGAGCACCTACTCTCGTCGGCCCCGCGCAGGCGGGGCCAGGGCTTTCTTATTGACTCACGCAAAGACGCGAAGGCGCAAAGAGGGTTCCTATTTGCACGATCTCTTCGTGTCTTTGCGTCTTTGCGTGAAAATAAGCCTGGGCCCCGCCTGCGCGGGGCCGACGACAGTGGATAGCTTTGTCACTAAATCGCCAATTGAATGGATGATCATATTTCAGTCGAAGACCATTAGGGCGTTGCTTGACGATTTGAGTTTCGGCATAAGCGCCAGCGATGAATGCGCCACAGCAACAGTTTGAACCTGCCGGGGAGGGTTCTGATCGCGGTCGCCATCTGACAGCCGCTGACAGGAGCTTTGTCACCGGCTGGGGACCGTTTAGCGGCCTGATCGAGGGCCTGATCGGCAAAGGCTTGCGAAAGGCTCTCGACCGGATTGATGCGGGGTTGGAGGCGGGTTCCCTTGAAGCGCATTTGCCTGATGGCACACATCGTGTTCTGGGGAGACGCGGTGAAGGGCCGAAAGCGGAGATTGCCCTCACAAGCTGGCGCGCTTTGCTGCGGTTGGGGCAGAGCGGTTCGGTTGGCTGGTACAAAGCGTGGGAACTGGGCGAATGGCACAGCCCCGATCCGGTACCGATCTTTGATCTGTTTACCCGAAATCGAGTAGCGCTGGGCAACGCAGCGCGCGCTTCCGGACTGGCGCATCTGGCCAATCGTATTGCCCATCTGTTCCGCAGCAACAGCAAGAGCGGCGCGCAGAAGAACATCGCTTTCCATTATGATCTCGGCAATGATTTCTATGCCGCCTGGCTCGATGACAGCATGACCTATTCGAGTGCGCTGTTTGCCGAGAGTATCGCCGATACCGAGCCGCTGGAACAAGCGCAGCAACGCAAGATCCAGGCGATAAGTGATCGCTTGCAGGTTGGTGCTGGCGACAAAGTCTGGGAGATTGGATGCGGTTGGGGTGCCTTGTCGCGGCATATCGCAGCGGAAACCCGAGCGCAGGTCACCGGTATCACCCTGTCTCAGCAGCAGCTGGAAGCGGCGAGGGTAGCCGCCAGCATCAGCGCGGATAACGATCGTCTCGACTACCAGCTAATCGACTATCGCGATGTGGAAGGTCAATTTGATGCCATCGCCAGTGTTGAAATGGTCGAAGCGGTCGGCATGGAATATTGGCCTGCCTTTCTCGACCAGATCGTCGCACGTCTGAAACCCGGCGGTCGCGCAGCTTTGCAATACATCACCATTGCAGACGACATATTCGAGAAATATGCTTCCAGCGCGGACTTCATTCAGACCTATATCTTTCCCGGCGGGCATTTGCTGTCGGAAAACCGCTTCCGAGCGCTGGCGGAAGAACGCGGCCTGATATGGACCGACCAGCACAATTTCGGACTTCACTATGCCGAGACGCTACGGCGCTGGCGTCTGCGCTTTGACAGCGCCTTTGCCGAAGGGCGATTGCCCTCGGGATTTGACAAGCGCTTCATCAACTTATGGCGCTATTATCTGATGTATTGTGAAGGCGGTTTTCGCGGTGGCGGCATTGATGTCGCGCAGGTTACGCTGGTCAAGCCAGGATAAATCGGCCACAAGGCCGCGATAAAAAATCGGAGGATGCAATATGAAAAAACTCGGGTTGCTCTTGGGGGCAGTGGCGATGCTGGGCGGGTTGTCCGCATGCGAACAGGTGCAAAAGGTGGCGGCGGACGCTGCCGGTCTGCCGACGGATGAAAATGTCCTGTTCTGGACGCAGGACCAGCGCGATAATGCTTTTCGCCAGATGGAAGTGCTGACCGAAACGCGAACCATTTCCGCTGGTGAAGATAGTTTTGATATGGCCGCCGGTGATCCGCTGAAGCTGGACAAATGGGCTGGCGAGAATGACAAGGAATGGACGCTGACCCAATATATGCAGGATCAGCGCGCCGCCGGTATATTGGTGCTGCACAAGGGCAAAATCCGGCTTGAGGAGTACACGCTCGACCATAGCGCGGATGCACGTTGGACCAGCTTTTCTGTTGCAAAATCCTTTGTCTCGACCCTTGTGGGCGCGGCGATCAAGGATGGCTATATCAAGTCGCTTGATGACCCGCTGACGCAATATATCCCGGAGCTGAAAGGCAGCGGCTATGATGGCGTGAGCGTCGAGCAGCTGCTGACCATGACCTCGGGTGTGCAATGGAATGAGGACTATACAGACGCCGAGTCTGATGTTGCCAAGTTCAACCAGACCAAATCGAAGGATGGTGACAACCCGATCCTGACCTATATGGCCACGCTTAAGCGCGAGGCTGAACCGGGCACGCGCTGGCAGTATAATACCGGTGAAACCAATCTGATTGGCGTGCTGGTGTCCAAGGCGACCGGCAAGACACTGGCCGAATATCTCTCGGAGAAAGTCTGGGGCCCCTTTGGCATGCAGATGGATGCCGAGTGGATATTGAATGATGGCGGATTTGAGATTGGCGGATGCTGCATCTCCGCTTCGCTGCGCGACTATGCGTTGATCGGGCATTTCGCCGCGACGGGCGGTGTTGTTGACGGTAAGTCTGTCGTACCAGAAGGCTGGTTTGACAGCGCGGGCACGAAACAGGCCGATATCGGAATTCCGGGCCAAGGCTATGGCTATCAATGGTGGACCTATGATGACGGTGCCTATGCTGCACGCGGCATTTTTGGCCAGAGCATCTTTATCGACCCCAAGCGCGAACTGGTGATCGCCACCAGCGGCAATTGGCCGACGGCACAGGATCAACGCCTGTCGCTCGAGCGCAACAATTTCTTCCGTGCGGTGCAAAAGTCCATTGATCGCGAAAGCATGATGGACAATGCGATTATGGAAGAGGAATAAATCCTCCCCGTTCACGGGGAGGGGCCCCATCCGGAGGATGGGGGAGGGGCAACCTCCACAGGTCATTCACGTTGCGGTGGTACGCAACCTTTGATTGCAGATATTGACTATTATTGCGCTGTCGCAACAGGTGGCATGTGCCCCTCCACCACCTTCGGTGGTTCCCCTCCCCCTAGGGGGAGGATTTAATCAATCTCGAGCCGGTGGTTGGTGTCGAAATCCGTCACCAGCATATCGGCAATCTTTCCCGCAACCACATCAGCGGTTTTCAGCGTCATCGGGTCTTCCCCCGGATAGGCCTCGGCGCGCATCTTGGTCCGGGTGCGGCCCGGATCGACGATAGCGGTGCGCACATTGCTGAGGTTGCGCATTTCCTCGCCATAGCTGGCGATCATGGTTTCCAGCGCCGCCTTGGTCGCGCCATAGCCGCCCCAAAACGGGCGGGGCTTGCGGCCGACCGAGCTGGTAAGGGCAACAACACGTCCGGCCTCGCTCTTGCGCAGCAACGGATCAAACGCCGCGATCAGCGCATGCTGGGCCAGCACATTGAGGGTGAATAGCTGGTTGAGCTCCTTGCCCTGTAGGGTCGGCACTGGCCCCAATGAGCCAAGCATGGCGGCATTGAGCACCAGATAATCCAGCGCTTCCCAGCGCCCGCCGACTGCGGTCGCAAGCCGCGCCACGGAATCTCCGTCACTGAGGTCCAGCGGCGCTATTGTCGCCTGACCGCCGGCATCGAAAATCTCCGCCTCGACATCTTCGAGATCCTTGGCATTGCGCGCGGTGAGGATGATATGCGCACCGCGTTTCGCCAGTTCCTTGGCGATTTCCGCGCCAATGCCACGGCTGGCGCCGGTCACAAGGGCCAGTTTGCCGTCCAGCGGCTTATCGTTCGTCTCGCTCATGGGGGTCTTTCTATGCTTTATGTCATCCGACGCGCTCGGCCAACAGGCTGAACTGG
The sequence above is drawn from the Parasphingorhabdus sp. SCSIO 66989 genome and encodes:
- a CDS encoding cyclopropane-fatty-acyl-phospholipid synthase family protein, which gives rise to MNAPQQQFEPAGEGSDRGRHLTAADRSFVTGWGPFSGLIEGLIGKGLRKALDRIDAGLEAGSLEAHLPDGTHRVLGRRGEGPKAEIALTSWRALLRLGQSGSVGWYKAWELGEWHSPDPVPIFDLFTRNRVALGNAARASGLAHLANRIAHLFRSNSKSGAQKNIAFHYDLGNDFYAAWLDDSMTYSSALFAESIADTEPLEQAQQRKIQAISDRLQVGAGDKVWEIGCGWGALSRHIAAETRAQVTGITLSQQQLEAARVAASISADNDRLDYQLIDYRDVEGQFDAIASVEMVEAVGMEYWPAFLDQIVARLKPGGRAALQYITIADDIFEKYASSADFIQTYIFPGGHLLSENRFRALAEERGLIWTDQHNFGLHYAETLRRWRLRFDSAFAEGRLPSGFDKRFINLWRYYLMYCEGGFRGGGIDVAQVTLVKPG
- a CDS encoding serine hydrolase domain-containing protein, with the protein product MKKLGLLLGAVAMLGGLSACEQVQKVAADAAGLPTDENVLFWTQDQRDNAFRQMEVLTETRTISAGEDSFDMAAGDPLKLDKWAGENDKEWTLTQYMQDQRAAGILVLHKGKIRLEEYTLDHSADARWTSFSVAKSFVSTLVGAAIKDGYIKSLDDPLTQYIPELKGSGYDGVSVEQLLTMTSGVQWNEDYTDAESDVAKFNQTKSKDGDNPILTYMATLKREAEPGTRWQYNTGETNLIGVLVSKATGKTLAEYLSEKVWGPFGMQMDAEWILNDGGFEIGGCCISASLRDYALIGHFAATGGVVDGKSVVPEGWFDSAGTKQADIGIPGQGYGYQWWTYDDGAYAARGIFGQSIFIDPKRELVIATSGNWPTAQDQRLSLERNNFFRAVQKSIDRESMMDNAIMEEE
- a CDS encoding SDR family NAD(P)-dependent oxidoreductase, which produces MSETNDKPLDGKLALVTGASRGIGAEIAKELAKRGAHIILTARNAKDLEDVEAEIFDAGGQATIAPLDLSDGDSVARLATAVGGRWEALDYLVLNAAMLGSLGPVPTLQGKELNQLFTLNVLAQHALIAAFDPLLRKSEAGRVVALTSSVGRKPRPFWGGYGATKAALETMIASYGEEMRNLSNVRTAIVDPGRTRTKMRAEAYPGEDPMTLKTADVVAGKIADMLVTDFDTNHRLEID